The Methylomarinum vadi genome has a window encoding:
- a CDS encoding MotA/TolQ/ExbB proton channel family protein codes for MDIASLVGFLLGIGIITAAIATGGDLMLFVNVPSLLIVLGGTFGVSLMRVSLSDFLRSFAILGKAFMNKKVNPADLIDEGVRLADVARKNGLLALEGEEISHPFLQKGISLCVDGHDPAFVKKMLQQEIDLMVSRNEVGQDMWKGVGDLAPAMGMIGTLVGLVQMLANMSDPASIGPAMAVALLTTLYGAIVANCFALPMVDKLASVLVYEKANKELILDTISGIQEGMNPKVLEALLHSYISEKKRQTDAGES; via the coding sequence GTGGATATTGCATCCTTGGTTGGATTTTTATTGGGTATCGGGATTATTACGGCGGCGATCGCGACGGGGGGCGATCTCATGTTGTTCGTCAATGTTCCCTCTCTTTTGATCGTTCTTGGCGGAACCTTCGGTGTGTCCTTGATGCGGGTTTCCTTGTCCGACTTTTTGCGTTCTTTCGCCATTTTGGGCAAAGCCTTCATGAATAAGAAAGTCAATCCTGCCGATTTGATCGACGAGGGTGTGCGCTTGGCTGACGTGGCGAGAAAAAATGGTTTGCTAGCTTTGGAGGGGGAGGAGATTTCCCACCCTTTTTTACAGAAAGGGATCAGCTTATGCGTCGATGGCCATGACCCTGCCTTCGTAAAAAAGATGCTGCAGCAGGAAATTGATTTGATGGTCAGTAGAAACGAAGTGGGGCAGGATATGTGGAAAGGCGTCGGCGATTTGGCACCGGCGATGGGAATGATCGGTACGTTGGTTGGTTTGGTTCAGATGCTGGCTAACATGTCCGACCCGGCCAGTATCGGACCGGCCATGGCGGTAGCCTTGTTGACGACTTTATACGGTGCCATCGTGGCCAACTGTTTCGCCTTGCCGATGGTCGACAAGTTGGCTAGCGTACTGGTTTATGAAAAAGCCAATAAGGAATTGATTTTGGATACTATCAGCGGTATCCAGGAAGGAATGAATCCCAAGGTATTGGAAGCGCTGCTCCATTCCTACATATCAGAAAAAAAGCGTCAGACTGATGCCGGAGAGTCCTGA
- the tusC gene encoding sulfurtransferase complex subunit TusC — protein sequence MRKILFVMSHAPHHGTDLQETLDIVLTAAAFDQRVSLLFLDDGVLQLHQGQSPEKFKLKDTAAIFRALEIYDVRDYFIEVESLQERGLKPGNLILPVREVYRRNINELISHHDVILSG from the coding sequence GTGAGGAAAATATTATTTGTCATGAGTCATGCGCCCCATCATGGCACGGATTTGCAAGAAACGCTAGATATTGTCTTAACGGCCGCGGCTTTCGATCAGCGAGTGAGTTTGTTATTTTTGGATGACGGGGTTCTACAATTGCACCAAGGACAAAGTCCGGAAAAATTCAAGTTAAAGGATACAGCGGCTATTTTTCGCGCCTTGGAAATTTATGATGTCCGCGATTATTTTATCGAAGTCGAATCGTTACAGGAGCGAGGCCTGAAACCGGGCAATCTGATATTGCCGGTAAGGGAAGTATACCGGCGCAATATCAACGAATTGATAAGCCATCATGATGTGATATTGTCGGGTTGA
- the tusD gene encoding sulfurtransferase complex subunit TusD: MKFTIQVNSSPFASHGGLSAVRFIETALLMNHQIDRVFFYKEGIYHAFKYVTPPDDELQLTKKWSELAERHRLDLVVCISAAQRRGLLSSDEAKRRGKLDDDVASGFRIGGLGQLVEGMLSSDRFIEFA; this comes from the coding sequence ATGAAATTCACGATTCAGGTCAACAGCAGCCCTTTTGCCTCCCATGGCGGATTAAGCGCTGTCCGCTTTATCGAAACAGCGTTACTAATGAATCATCAAATCGACAGAGTTTTTTTTTATAAAGAGGGCATTTACCATGCTTTCAAATATGTAACGCCGCCGGACGATGAATTGCAGCTGACAAAAAAATGGAGCGAATTGGCCGAACGTCATCGGTTGGATTTAGTCGTCTGCATCTCGGCGGCGCAACGGCGCGGCTTGTTGAGCAGCGACGAAGCAAAAAGGCGAGGCAAGTTAGATGATGATGTGGCTTCGGGTTTTCGTATCGGCGGCCTAGGGCAACTGGTCGAAGGCATGTTATCGTCCGATCGCTTTATCGAATTCGCGTGA
- a CDS encoding ABC transporter substrate-binding protein — MITSTMPVYFTGQKILNRRTYAPLLSLLFFCLMLMGCDEKPVKPLRVGTNTWIGYETLYLARNLGFLDSAPIRLVELPSATETIHAFRNRTLEVAALTLDETLTLLESESDIKIILVIDFSHGGDVLLAQPSITTLPKLKGKRIGVENTAVGAILLDGALSEAGLTPADIEIVPLTVDEHLFAYLNGEVDGIVTFEPVKNQLLSAGAVNLFDSSQIPERIVDVLITRRQVIEDRPQDLKRLLSAYFEALGYLAEAPLDSAKRIAPRMGLSSDQILPQYAGLKIPDITENRQLLKNGNSRLKANIARLTEIMYRKELLFKPIDTRSLTDASLLPGTS, encoded by the coding sequence ATGATCACTTCGACCATGCCGGTTTATTTTACAGGACAAAAAATACTGAATAGGCGAACATACGCTCCTTTGTTGTCGTTACTGTTTTTTTGTTTAATGCTCATGGGCTGTGATGAAAAGCCTGTAAAGCCACTGAGAGTCGGCACCAATACTTGGATAGGCTACGAAACCCTATATCTCGCCAGAAATCTGGGCTTTCTGGACAGCGCTCCAATCCGTTTGGTCGAATTACCCTCTGCCACCGAAACGATTCACGCCTTTCGCAATCGCACTTTGGAAGTCGCTGCGTTGACATTGGATGAAACCCTGACGCTATTGGAATCGGAAAGCGACATCAAGATCATTTTGGTCATCGACTTTTCCCACGGCGGCGATGTCCTGCTGGCACAGCCTTCCATAACAACATTGCCGAAGCTCAAAGGCAAGCGTATTGGCGTTGAAAATACGGCGGTCGGGGCGATCCTATTGGACGGAGCTTTGTCCGAGGCTGGTCTCACGCCGGCCGATATCGAAATCGTTCCATTGACGGTCGACGAACACCTGTTCGCTTACCTGAACGGTGAAGTCGATGGCATAGTCACTTTCGAACCGGTCAAAAACCAACTATTGAGCGCGGGCGCGGTCAACCTTTTCGACAGCTCTCAAATACCGGAACGCATCGTCGACGTTCTTATCACGCGCCGCCAGGTCATTGAAGACCGCCCCCAAGATTTAAAACGATTGCTGTCGGCCTATTTCGAGGCCCTGGGTTATTTGGCCGAGGCTCCTCTCGATTCGGCCAAACGCATCGCTCCCCGTATGGGCTTGTCCAGCGACCAGATTTTGCCACAATACGCCGGACTAAAAATACCGGATATTACGGAAAATCGACAATTGCTGAAAAACGGCAATAGCCGATTAAAGGCCAATATAGCCAGATTGACAGAAATTATGTACCGGAAGGAATTGTTATTTAAACCGATCGACACCCGTTCTCTCACCGACGCTTCGTTACTGCCGGGAACTTCATGA
- a CDS encoding EAL domain-containing protein, which translates to MRTFNLRLWIPLLVLISSNLVIAAMILFQTAQLGNNLRQESQAYVQQLMSQLQRRIEEDYSHRNLHNIEQEISAFGTVPEISALSVIDQNGKVEFALRYTWKNRPIEQVYNRFDRNLFNEVVDSKQFHIEYFPEQHTIQAYYPIRLSSNDKHIRTTKYGILYIDYDLSQQFALIWHDTLVESVFLWLLCLVFILFLVHILTKLVTHPVTRLVSVIQQYTKDEKPISSGLTGNGELAVLGRSFDQLTRSLAENHRALIQQKNLYNTLSKTNRLITRVTDQRTLLDETCRIIVEHGGFVLSWISLLEQQREQEDIFASSGPAKEFIQQPQVTLLCASDVIHHRIEEHGFIVINDYQHSPLTRSVHEFAHQFNIAAGAAFAIKRFDCMVAILKIYSDRRNFFNEDIVALLRSMADDISYALNNLRLTEIRQQAENDLREREENLSITLNAIGDAVIATDAQGLITRMNPVAEKLTGWHLDNAKGRPLREVFHIVNTLTRQPAESPVKKVLKRGGIVGLANHTSLIAKNGNEYQIADSAAPITNREGKTIGVILVFQDVSEQYRIEAERKENEQRFRHANEVSGTYVWELDKRLRYTYLTEQVQRVKGYAREQLLGRQPFEFMPEEDAEHCRRIVKDAIAVRGGFTLNHRNITANGEVFWEEVKGQVLMDGNGAAYKILGAGISINERKRAEAEIKQLAYYDPLTNLPNRRMITDRLRHQLPAAKRHHYFGAILFFDLDHFKNLNDSLGHNAGDELLVQIARRLEGLLRAEDTAARLGGDEFVVLLDNIGNNEIDAVDKVRNVTEKIHRNLHNTYFLGGHEYHLSLSIGITLYPQDDLSANELLKQADTALYQAKAQGRNHFQFFRQEMQEAAHQRLQMEKELHAALASNQLQLYYQPQLNAEGGVIGAEALIRWHHPEKGPISPEQFISIAEECGLILKLGRWVLQTAILQMSTWLDNGIMTPRQTLSINISPKQFKQETFVDEVSMIIRQYNLPPGTIILEITENLLLTDINDIIDKMRQLKEIGVDFSIDDFGTGYSSLVYLKRLPLGELKIDKNFVDDINHDVNDRVIIETIIAMAKHMKLQVIAEGVETREQIDFLKMQGCHHYQGYYFSKPLPRSAFESYLTEHPQDELNSG; encoded by the coding sequence ATGAGAACATTCAACCTACGTTTGTGGATACCCTTATTGGTACTGATTTCAAGCAATCTGGTCATTGCCGCCATGATATTGTTTCAAACGGCACAGCTAGGCAACAATTTGCGCCAGGAAAGCCAAGCTTACGTCCAACAACTGATGTCGCAGCTGCAAAGAAGGATTGAGGAAGATTATTCTCATCGAAATTTGCATAATATCGAACAGGAAATCAGCGCATTCGGCACCGTTCCCGAAATCAGCGCCTTGAGCGTAATCGATCAGAACGGTAAAGTCGAATTCGCTCTGCGCTATACCTGGAAAAACCGGCCTATAGAGCAGGTTTATAATCGTTTCGACAGGAACCTGTTCAACGAAGTTGTCGATAGCAAACAATTTCATATCGAATATTTTCCCGAACAACACACCATTCAAGCGTATTATCCGATACGCTTGAGTTCAAATGACAAACACATCCGGACCACGAAATACGGCATACTTTATATAGATTACGACCTGAGCCAACAGTTCGCTCTGATATGGCACGATACGCTGGTCGAGAGCGTTTTTTTATGGCTGCTTTGCCTGGTCTTCATATTATTTCTAGTGCACATTTTGACCAAACTGGTAACCCATCCCGTTACTCGGCTGGTCTCGGTCATACAACAATACACCAAGGATGAAAAGCCAATCAGTTCCGGCTTGACCGGAAACGGTGAGCTGGCGGTTTTGGGGCGTTCCTTCGACCAACTTACCCGGAGTCTAGCTGAGAACCACCGAGCATTAATTCAACAGAAAAACCTTTACAACACCCTCAGCAAGACCAACCGTTTAATCACCCGGGTGACGGATCAACGCACTTTGCTCGATGAAACCTGTCGGATCATCGTCGAACATGGCGGTTTCGTATTGAGTTGGATCAGCCTGCTCGAACAACAGCGCGAACAGGAAGATATTTTCGCCAGCTCGGGTCCGGCCAAGGAGTTCATACAACAACCACAAGTGACTTTACTCTGCGCCTCCGATGTTATCCATCACCGCATAGAGGAACACGGCTTCATCGTCATCAATGATTACCAACATTCGCCGCTGACCCGTTCGGTGCATGAGTTTGCCCACCAATTCAATATTGCTGCCGGCGCGGCCTTCGCCATCAAGCGCTTCGACTGCATGGTTGCAATCTTGAAAATCTATTCCGATCGTCGCAATTTTTTCAACGAGGATATCGTCGCTTTACTACGCAGCATGGCCGATGACATTTCCTATGCCTTAAACAATTTAAGACTAACCGAAATCAGGCAACAAGCGGAAAACGATTTGCGCGAACGCGAAGAAAACTTGTCCATTACCCTGAATGCAATCGGCGATGCAGTTATCGCCACCGACGCACAGGGTTTGATTACCCGCATGAATCCAGTCGCGGAAAAACTCACCGGCTGGCATCTGGACAACGCCAAAGGCCGGCCCCTGCGGGAGGTTTTTCACATCGTTAATACGCTGACCCGGCAACCCGCGGAGAGTCCGGTAAAAAAGGTGTTGAAACGAGGAGGAATAGTCGGACTTGCCAATCATACCTCTCTGATTGCCAAAAACGGCAATGAATACCAAATAGCCGACAGCGCGGCACCTATAACCAATCGAGAAGGTAAAACCATCGGCGTCATTCTGGTTTTTCAGGACGTTTCGGAACAATACCGCATCGAGGCCGAACGGAAAGAAAACGAACAACGCTTCCGCCATGCCAACGAAGTGTCAGGCACCTATGTCTGGGAGCTGGATAAACGACTGCGCTACACCTATCTCACCGAACAAGTCCAGCGCGTGAAGGGTTACGCTCGTGAACAGTTACTTGGCCGCCAACCTTTCGAATTCATGCCGGAAGAAGATGCCGAACACTGCCGCCGCATTGTCAAGGATGCCATCGCCGTGCGAGGCGGTTTTACCTTGAACCACCGCAACATCACGGCGAATGGAGAAGTTTTTTGGGAAGAAGTAAAAGGTCAAGTCCTGATGGACGGCAACGGCGCAGCCTACAAAATTCTTGGCGCCGGTATCAGCATCAACGAACGTAAACGGGCGGAGGCGGAAATCAAGCAACTGGCGTACTACGATCCGCTAACCAATCTGCCTAACCGGCGCATGATCACGGACAGGTTAAGACACCAATTACCGGCCGCTAAAAGACATCATTATTTCGGTGCCATTTTGTTTTTCGATTTGGATCATTTTAAAAACCTCAATGATTCGCTGGGACATAATGCCGGCGATGAACTGTTGGTTCAAATAGCGCGCCGCCTGGAAGGCTTATTGCGCGCCGAAGATACCGCGGCAAGATTGGGCGGCGACGAATTCGTCGTGTTATTGGACAATATCGGCAACAATGAGATCGATGCGGTCGATAAGGTGCGCAATGTGACGGAAAAAATACACCGGAATCTGCACAATACTTATTTTCTGGGAGGGCACGAATACCATTTGAGCCTCAGCATCGGCATCACCCTTTATCCCCAGGACGACCTGAGCGCAAATGAGCTGCTGAAACAGGCCGATACCGCCCTGTACCAAGCCAAAGCACAAGGACGCAATCATTTCCAGTTTTTTCGCCAGGAAATGCAGGAAGCGGCGCACCAGCGCTTGCAGATGGAAAAAGAATTGCATGCGGCGTTGGCAAGCAATCAGTTACAGCTGTACTATCAACCACAATTGAATGCCGAGGGCGGCGTCATTGGCGCCGAGGCGTTAATCCGTTGGCATCATCCTGAAAAAGGCCCTATCAGTCCGGAACAATTTATATCGATCGCCGAGGAATGCGGACTGATATTGAAGCTGGGCCGCTGGGTCCTGCAAACCGCAATCTTGCAAATGAGCACATGGCTGGACAATGGCATCATGACACCCCGGCAAACACTGTCCATTAATATCAGTCCCAAACAATTTAAACAAGAAACATTCGTCGACGAAGTTTCCATGATCATTCGCCAATACAATCTTCCGCCCGGCACTATCATTCTGGAAATCACGGAAAATTTATTACTGACCGACATCAACGATATTATCGACAAAATGCGCCAGTTGAAGGAAATCGGCGTCGACTTTTCCATAGACGACTTCGGTACCGGCTATTCGTCATTGGTGTATCTAAAACGACTCCCCCTGGGAGAGTTGAAAATAGACAAAAACTTCGTCGACGACATCAACCATGATGTCAACGACCGGGTCATCATCGAAACCATTATCGCAATGGCCAAGCATATGAAGCTGCAAGTCATCGCCGAAGGCGTCGAAACGCGCGAGCAAATAGATTTCTTGAAAATGCAGGGCTGCCATCATTACCAGGGCTATTACTTCAGCAAACCGTTGCCACGCAGCGCCTTCGAAAGCTATCTCACCGAACATCCCCAAGATGAACTAAACTCCGGCTAG
- a CDS encoding M48 family metalloprotease: MKITCFILAFLLGFSSTVTAMDIDKIELPDMGDSSGTLISPKQEQELGEAFFRNLHAQIKINEDPEIQQYIETIGHQLVVNSDAPGYPFHFFVVIDKEINAFAGPGGYIGVNSGLFLLTEAESELASVMAHEVAHVTQRHLYRAFEAASKLSLPTAAAMLAAILLGTQSPELGQAAIMAVQAGSAQFQIDFTRDNEMEADRVGMQTLANADYDPRSMPVFFERLQQSTRYYGQGIPEFLRTHPVSASRIADTRGRADKYPYKQYPDSKGYQLAKAKLRVLTGKDDSDTLQYFQVREHQGTDFQRAVASYGIALVKLKTQQFDAAEKTFRQLAERYPNQPQFATALARTALDSRQFDKALSLFKQALYNFPNDTAIKIELIETLLKTGHADQALQTLKTLDSGLQKRPIYYELMAQSEAALDQEVESHRYMAEYYYAKGQTEAAIMQIKLAKQGNKLNFYQQAILNERMEFFLNEERQRKRNQ, translated from the coding sequence ATGAAAATTACTTGTTTTATTCTCGCCTTTTTGCTGGGCTTTTCCTCCACTGTGACGGCGATGGATATCGATAAAATCGAATTGCCCGACATGGGCGACTCCTCGGGCACTCTGATTTCGCCAAAACAAGAACAAGAACTGGGGGAAGCTTTTTTTCGCAATCTTCACGCTCAAATCAAAATTAATGAAGACCCCGAAATCCAACAGTATATCGAAACGATAGGACATCAACTGGTCGTCAACAGTGACGCTCCCGGCTATCCGTTTCATTTTTTTGTCGTGATCGATAAAGAAATCAATGCCTTTGCCGGCCCAGGCGGCTATATCGGCGTCAATTCCGGCCTGTTTCTGCTGACCGAAGCGGAAAGCGAACTGGCCTCGGTGATGGCCCACGAGGTGGCGCACGTCACGCAGCGTCATTTGTACCGTGCGTTCGAGGCGGCCAGCAAATTATCTTTGCCGACAGCCGCCGCCATGCTGGCGGCAATCCTGTTAGGCACTCAATCCCCCGAATTGGGTCAAGCCGCGATCATGGCTGTGCAGGCCGGTAGCGCCCAATTTCAAATTGATTTTACCCGTGACAACGAGATGGAGGCCGACCGCGTAGGCATGCAGACACTGGCCAACGCCGATTACGACCCTCGCAGCATGCCGGTATTCTTCGAACGGCTGCAACAATCGACCCGTTACTACGGTCAAGGGATACCGGAATTCCTCCGTACCCACCCGGTATCGGCTTCCCGCATCGCCGATACCCGGGGGCGTGCCGATAAATATCCTTACAAACAATATCCGGATTCCAAAGGCTATCAGTTGGCGAAAGCCAAGCTTAGAGTGCTGACCGGCAAAGATGACAGCGACACCTTGCAATATTTCCAGGTACGAGAGCATCAGGGAACCGATTTCCAACGCGCCGTCGCCAGTTACGGAATCGCCTTGGTCAAGCTTAAGACACAACAATTCGATGCCGCGGAAAAAACCTTTCGTCAACTCGCCGAACGCTATCCCAACCAGCCGCAATTCGCCACCGCATTGGCGCGGACGGCTTTGGACAGCCGCCAATTCGACAAGGCCTTAAGCTTGTTTAAACAAGCTTTGTATAACTTTCCCAACGACACGGCGATAAAAATTGAATTGATCGAAACGCTGTTGAAAACCGGGCATGCCGACCAAGCTTTGCAAACCTTGAAGACGCTGGATAGCGGTCTGCAAAAAAGACCGATTTATTATGAACTCATGGCGCAATCCGAAGCCGCATTGGACCAGGAAGTGGAATCGCATCGCTACATGGCTGAATATTATTATGCCAAGGGGCAAACGGAAGCCGCCATTATGCAAATCAAGTTGGCCAAACAAGGCAATAAACTGAATTTTTATCAACAAGCGATTCTAAACGAACGCATGGAGTTCTTTCTTAATGAAGAAAGACAGCGCAAACGAAATCAATAA
- a CDS encoding TonB-dependent receptor, translating into MKKVVPGLLPLFCLSGIGEALADEKPAVRLDTVEVIGITPLQSGEIAAEKVPAHVQTVTSEQLQDAQSLSLSDYMNRYMGSVHINEAQNNPLQPDVYYRGFVASPLLGLPQGLSVYVNGVRFNEPFGDSVNWDLLPPGAIDTMTLSPGSNPVYGLNTLGGAISVKTKTGFSAPGHRLEAYGGSWDRHSEELSSGWNNGTFGYFIDLRHFDEEGWRDFSPTSAQQVFGTLSWRNERGSLDLTLGANDNDMKGNGAVPEQLHNLQRKAIFTHPDQTITRMFFSELSGSFDVTDNIQLSGNAYFRQNRIKTFNGDDSDFEECDPPNGLLCDEENEIVEDIFASPVAASDSVEGATNNTSQTHMRSTGGTIQSLFSHDIFGHENSFIFGAAYDYADVHFESDTELAQLTDSRGTIGSGILIDEARVRLNTTTENYSFYFSDTFSLTDDFDVTFAGRYNHTSIDMRNMRSRFLDGEDKLSGHHNFERFNPSVGYTWRMLDNVTMYGSYSESSRVPTPMELSCADPEDPCRLPNSFLADPPLDQVVAKSWETGFRGNLNELMGEGRLSWNVGFFHTTNHDDIIFRRDGDSLSEGYFSNVGQTLRYGVESGFSVGLPQLFSEIDDWHFSTNYTYLNARYLDGFTIQNPLDNDEAARVRRGDRIPGLPEHLYKATLGVTLWQRWSLAIDTQYSGEQYFRGDEANLTDPLGGYWLFNARTEVKVTDYLTVFGKIDNIFDRDYKTFGVYGEADEVLGDDFDNPRFVSPGAPRAGWVGVRITL; encoded by the coding sequence ATGAAGAAAGTTGTGCCAGGCCTGCTGCCTTTATTCTGCTTGAGCGGAATCGGGGAGGCGCTTGCCGATGAAAAACCGGCGGTCAGACTGGATACCGTCGAAGTCATCGGTATAACGCCGCTGCAAAGTGGAGAAATTGCTGCGGAAAAAGTACCCGCTCATGTGCAGACGGTCACCTCGGAACAATTGCAAGACGCACAAAGCCTTTCCCTGTCCGATTATATGAATCGCTATATGGGCAGCGTGCATATCAACGAAGCGCAGAACAATCCGTTACAGCCAGACGTCTATTACCGTGGTTTTGTCGCCTCCCCGTTGCTGGGGTTACCGCAGGGTTTGTCGGTTTATGTCAATGGTGTGCGCTTCAACGAACCCTTCGGCGATTCGGTTAACTGGGATTTGTTACCTCCAGGTGCGATCGACACGATGACGTTGAGTCCGGGCTCGAACCCGGTTTATGGTTTGAATACCCTGGGCGGCGCGATTTCGGTCAAGACCAAGACCGGTTTTTCCGCGCCCGGTCATCGACTCGAAGCCTATGGCGGCTCCTGGGACCGGCACTCCGAGGAATTGAGCAGCGGCTGGAACAACGGCACTTTTGGCTATTTCATCGATCTGCGCCATTTCGACGAGGAAGGCTGGCGCGATTTTTCCCCGACCTCGGCGCAACAGGTATTCGGCACCTTGAGTTGGCGTAACGAGCGCGGCAGTCTGGATTTGACCTTGGGCGCCAACGACAACGACATGAAGGGCAACGGCGCGGTGCCTGAACAGCTCCACAATCTACAGCGAAAGGCGATCTTCACTCATCCGGACCAGACCATTACCCGTATGTTCTTTTCCGAATTGTCGGGAAGTTTCGACGTGACCGATAACATCCAGTTGAGCGGCAACGCCTATTTCAGACAGAACCGAATCAAGACATTCAACGGCGACGATAGCGATTTCGAGGAATGTGATCCTCCAAACGGTTTACTCTGTGATGAAGAAAACGAGATTGTCGAAGATATTTTTGCTAGTCCGGTGGCTGCCTCTGACAGTGTTGAAGGTGCGACCAACAATACCAGCCAGACCCACATGCGCAGCACCGGCGGCACGATACAGTCGTTGTTCAGCCATGATATCTTCGGGCATGAAAACAGTTTCATCTTCGGCGCCGCCTACGATTACGCCGATGTCCATTTCGAGTCGGACACCGAGCTGGCGCAGTTGACCGATTCGCGCGGGACGATCGGAAGCGGTATTTTGATCGATGAGGCGCGGGTCAGATTGAACACGACGACGGAAAACTACAGCTTCTATTTCAGCGACACCTTTTCGCTGACCGACGATTTCGACGTGACTTTCGCCGGCCGCTACAATCATACCAGCATCGATATGCGTAATATGCGGTCCCGTTTTCTCGATGGGGAAGACAAGTTGAGTGGCCACCATAATTTCGAGCGCTTCAATCCTTCGGTCGGCTATACTTGGAGAATGCTGGATAACGTGACGATGTACGGCAGCTACAGCGAATCGTCGCGGGTGCCGACGCCGATGGAGTTAAGTTGCGCCGATCCGGAAGATCCTTGCCGCTTGCCGAATTCCTTCTTGGCGGATCCGCCGTTGGACCAGGTGGTGGCGAAATCCTGGGAAACCGGTTTTCGCGGCAACCTCAACGAGTTGATGGGCGAGGGGCGTTTGTCGTGGAATGTCGGCTTTTTCCATACCACCAATCACGACGACATCATTTTCCGTCGTGACGGCGACAGTCTTAGCGAAGGCTACTTCAGCAATGTCGGCCAGACATTGCGTTATGGTGTCGAAAGCGGATTCAGCGTGGGCTTGCCGCAATTGTTCAGCGAGATCGACGATTGGCATTTTTCCACCAATTATACGTATCTGAACGCGCGCTACCTGGACGGTTTCACGATTCAAAATCCTCTGGATAACGACGAGGCCGCGAGGGTGAGGCGTGGAGACAGGATACCGGGGTTGCCCGAGCATCTCTATAAAGCCACTTTGGGTGTGACGTTATGGCAACGCTGGTCGCTGGCGATCGATACTCAATACAGCGGCGAGCAGTATTTTCGTGGCGACGAAGCTAATCTGACCGATCCGCTGGGCGGCTATTGGCTGTTCAATGCGCGAACCGAAGTCAAGGTCACGGATTATCTGACTGTGTTCGGCAAGATTGACAATATCTTTGACCGCGATTACAAAACCTTTGGCGTTTATGGCGAAGCGGACGAGGTACTGGGAGATGACTTCGACAATCCGCGTTTCGTGTCGCCGGGTGCGCCAAGAGCGGGCTGGGTTGGCGTGAGGATCACGTTGTAA
- a CDS encoding ZIP family metal transporter, which produces MANIQTFLEAQYSRLQASPYYQKIMAQPQPQRNLSLIGLFLLSQLVIFGGLYLFFGKIVVLGFIASILAGLATGVGALPAILFKKISPRVFSSMLGMAAGVMLAATAFSLVVPGIEFGDQLWPNKGLWVTCAGMIIGAWFLHYADEKLPHLHLDSAPGANLDTLQKISLFIVAITIHNFPEGMSVGVSFGAGDVKNGTVLAIAIGLQNMPEGLAVALPLLGLGYNKWKAVGIATLTGLVEPVGGLLGATMVSVFSPILPIAMGFAAGAMLFVISEEIIPETHATGRSRVATFALMAGFIVMLSLEKILG; this is translated from the coding sequence ATGGCAAATATTCAAACCTTCCTAGAAGCCCAGTATTCCCGTTTACAAGCCAGCCCTTATTATCAGAAAATCATGGCCCAGCCGCAGCCGCAACGTAATCTTTCGTTAATCGGATTGTTTCTGCTCTCTCAACTAGTTATCTTCGGCGGCTTATATCTGTTCTTCGGCAAAATTGTCGTTCTCGGATTTATCGCCAGTATTTTGGCCGGCTTGGCAACCGGCGTCGGAGCACTTCCGGCCATATTGTTCAAAAAAATCTCGCCGCGCGTATTCAGCAGCATGCTGGGGATGGCGGCCGGCGTCATGTTGGCGGCAACGGCCTTCTCGCTGGTCGTTCCCGGCATCGAATTCGGCGACCAGCTTTGGCCCAACAAGGGGCTGTGGGTCACCTGCGCCGGCATGATCATAGGTGCCTGGTTCCTGCATTATGCCGATGAGAAATTACCTCATCTACATCTGGATTCCGCGCCGGGCGCTAACCTGGACACCTTGCAGAAAATTTCCCTGTTCATCGTCGCCATCACGATCCACAATTTCCCCGAAGGCATGTCGGTCGGGGTCAGCTTCGGTGCCGGCGATGTCAAAAACGGCACCGTGCTCGCGATCGCCATCGGCCTGCAAAACATGCCCGAAGGACTGGCGGTGGCACTACCGTTGCTCGGCCTGGGCTACAACAAATGGAAGGCAGTCGGCATCGCCACGCTGACCGGGCTGGTCGAGCCGGTCGGAGGGCTGCTGGGCGCGACGATGGTTTCGGTATTTTCCCCGATTCTGCCGATCGCTATGGGATTCGCCGCCGGCGCCATGCTATTCGTCATCAGCGAGGAAATCATTCCGGAAACGCACGCTACCGGCCGGTCACGGGTCGCCACCTTCGCGCTGATGGCCGGCTTCATTGTCATGTTGTCTTTGGAGAAAATTCTCGGTTAA